A single region of the Lactobacillus isalae genome encodes:
- a CDS encoding flavodoxin family protein, producing MKKKKMLTILGLTGVGVALGGYSNNIQFNNETNIVQASIVKKTKNKVGPVVGKIDGKPIRANQLLRDSNWNGGYGTPSDGKDTNKDNGPVRRITKDSKSIIIYWSRSGSTELLASKIAQRTDADIFEIQLQNPYPANYKKTLARANRERENNQPPKVVQDLPDLSQYDHIYLGYQTWAMTLSQPMQGFLRQYGNQFNNKTISPFETEGGYGKGDSVAVMKRLIRDEGGKNNRFTKTVVVDGNKVDKANKQVTKWVKQVDR from the coding sequence ATGAAAAAGAAAAAAATGTTAACTATTTTAGGACTTACTGGTGTTGGGGTTGCGCTAGGTGGATATTCAAACAATATTCAATTTAATAATGAGACTAATATAGTTCAAGCTAGTATAGTTAAAAAAACTAAGAACAAGGTAGGACCTGTTGTTGGCAAGATTGATGGTAAACCAATTCGAGCTAACCAATTATTGCGTGATTCAAATTGGAATGGTGGGTATGGTACTCCATCTGATGGAAAAGACACTAATAAAGATAATGGACCAGTTAGAAGAATAACTAAGGATTCTAAAAGTATAATTATTTATTGGTCTCGTTCAGGGTCAACTGAATTATTAGCAAGTAAAATTGCCCAAAGAACTGATGCTGATATTTTTGAGATTCAATTACAAAATCCTTATCCAGCTAACTATAAGAAAACTCTTGCTCGCGCTAATAGAGAAAGAGAAAATAATCAACCACCAAAGGTAGTTCAAGATCTGCCTGATTTAAGTCAATATGATCACATCTATCTTGGTTATCAAACATGGGCAATGACTTTAAGCCAACCAATGCAAGGATTTTTACGTCAGTATGGTAATCAATTTAATAATAAAACAATTTCTCCCTTTGAAACAGAAGGTGGCTACGGCAAAGGGGATTCAGTTGCCGTAATGAAACGACTAATTAGAGATGAAGGTGGAAAGAATAATCGGTTCACCAAAACTGTAGTTGTTGATGGTAATAAAGTTGACAAAGCAAACAAGCAAGTAACAAAGTGGGTAAAACAAGTCGACAGATAA
- a CDS encoding aldo/keto reductase, translated as MQYVNLNDGNKMPQLGFGVFQVSDLSQAEQAVSDALDVGYRLIDTAAAYGNEEAVGNAIKNSGINRDEIFVTSKLWVDHFTYEKAKQGIDDSLKKLGLDYMDLYLLHQPYGDVAGAWRALEEAQKEGKIKSIGVSNFAPDQLMNLELMSNVKPAVNQIEVSPWYQEHNEVAFNEQQDVQTEAWAPFAEGKHNIFTNETIANIGKKYGKSNGQVILRWLIQRGIVVIPKSVHKSRIEENFDVFDFELSSDDMKTMNSLDKHESQFFDHRDPAAIESIFGASLKALRN; from the coding sequence ATGCAATATGTAAATTTAAACGATGGAAATAAAATGCCACAATTGGGTTTTGGTGTATTTCAGGTTTCAGATCTTAGCCAAGCTGAGCAGGCTGTAAGTGATGCATTAGATGTTGGATATCGTTTAATTGATACTGCAGCTGCCTATGGAAATGAAGAGGCTGTTGGCAATGCTATTAAAAACAGTGGTATTAATCGAGATGAAATTTTTGTTACTTCTAAACTTTGGGTAGATCATTTTACATATGAAAAAGCAAAGCAAGGAATTGATGATTCGTTAAAAAAGTTAGGCTTGGACTATATGGATTTATATTTATTGCATCAACCATATGGGGATGTAGCAGGTGCTTGGAGAGCATTAGAAGAAGCCCAAAAAGAAGGAAAGATTAAGTCAATTGGTGTTTCTAACTTTGCTCCAGATCAATTAATGAACTTAGAATTAATGAGCAATGTAAAACCAGCTGTTAACCAAATCGAAGTTTCACCATGGTATCAAGAACATAATGAGGTTGCTTTTAATGAACAACAAGACGTTCAGACTGAAGCATGGGCACCATTTGCAGAAGGTAAGCATAATATTTTTACAAATGAGACTATTGCTAATATCGGTAAAAAATATGGTAAGTCAAATGGCCAAGTAATTTTACGCTGGTTAATTCAAAGAGGAATTGTAGTTATTCCTAAGTCTGTACACAAGAGTAGAATAGAAGAAAACTTTGACGTTTTTGATTTCGAGCTAAGTAGCGATGATATGAAGACGATGAATAGCTTAGATAAACATGAAAGCCAATTTTTCGACCATCGAGATCCAGCAGCAATCGAAAGCATCTTTGGAGCTAGTTTAAAAGCTTTACGTAATTAG
- a CDS encoding LysR family transcriptional regulator gives MLNLELLEELVAFQEFGTLSATAEHLMLTQPTVTRGMKKLEQELGVTLFDRSKSNRIVLNDTGILAANEAKKLLQAENDFTEKILNYDRLKHEITVASVAPGPLMLLEAIKDKLNSKLSINHSLLKSAKIVADLTTFKEKIIFTDQELETDEVESMYLGKEYLAVEIDQFNPLAAKKKVSFKDLAGLSFIVVADIGPWRKIVEANIPEAKFLYQDDLDALSELSKYSNFPFFYTNLTQASSVNTDRFDNGNRVHLTIDDPNNELEIYGTYLKSNRKLIQPLLKEISKNWPK, from the coding sequence ATGCTTAATCTTGAATTACTTGAAGAGTTAGTTGCATTTCAAGAATTTGGAACTTTAAGTGCAACAGCTGAACATTTGATGTTAACGCAGCCAACTGTAACACGTGGTATGAAAAAATTAGAACAAGAATTAGGGGTTACCTTATTTGACCGTTCTAAAAGCAATAGAATTGTCTTAAATGATACAGGTATTTTAGCAGCTAATGAAGCTAAGAAACTATTACAAGCAGAAAATGATTTTACGGAAAAAATATTAAATTATGATCGACTAAAGCACGAAATTACAGTTGCTTCAGTTGCTCCAGGTCCATTAATGCTTCTTGAAGCTATCAAAGATAAATTGAACTCCAAATTGAGTATTAATCATTCTTTACTTAAATCTGCTAAGATAGTCGCAGATTTGACTACCTTTAAAGAAAAGATAATCTTTACTGATCAAGAGCTTGAAACTGATGAAGTTGAATCTATGTATTTAGGAAAAGAATATTTAGCAGTTGAAATTGATCAATTCAACCCTCTTGCCGCTAAAAAGAAAGTATCTTTTAAAGACTTGGCTGGATTAAGCTTTATTGTGGTGGCAGATATTGGACCTTGGCGCAAAATTGTTGAAGCTAATATTCCTGAAGCTAAATTCTTATATCAAGATGATTTAGATGCACTGAGTGAATTAAGTAAATACTCTAATTTTCCTTTTTTCTACACTAATTTAACACAAGCTTCTTCTGTAAATACAGATCGCTTTGATAATGGAAATCGCGTACACTTAACAATAGATGATCCAAATAATGAATTAGAAATTTATGGAACTTATCTAAAATCAAACAGAAAACTAATTCAACCTCTACTTAAAGAAATTAGTAAAAATTGGCCAAAATAA
- a CDS encoding TMEM175 family protein yields MNKERLAAFTDAVLAIIMTVLVLELEKPKVVSWAGLWDIRTSFFAYAVSFFWLGFMWADNHRAFHKIKKVSNATVTWTLIMLFFASFFPYSTNLVAANFDNSTAQVFYGIDIILVSLSNIGISYSLDKVNKYKFKMLFDMSAELVIADLAIKAIGLILALVVFPPAVMYSIFVASAMLVIVDLIESKKKRQEA; encoded by the coding sequence ATGAATAAGGAAAGATTAGCCGCTTTTACTGATGCAGTTTTAGCAATTATTATGACCGTTTTGGTTTTGGAACTTGAAAAGCCAAAAGTAGTTAGTTGGGCAGGTTTATGGGATATTAGAACTAGCTTTTTTGCCTATGCTGTTTCGTTCTTTTGGTTAGGATTTATGTGGGCTGATAACCATCGTGCGTTTCACAAGATAAAGAAAGTATCTAATGCTACTGTTACTTGGACTTTAATTATGCTATTTTTTGCATCATTCTTCCCATATTCAACTAATCTAGTGGCTGCAAACTTTGATAACTCTACAGCACAAGTATTTTACGGTATTGATATTATCTTAGTATCTTTAAGTAACATTGGAATATCTTATTCTTTAGATAAGGTAAATAAATACAAATTTAAGATGTTGTTTGATATGTCAGCTGAACTTGTAATCGCCGATCTAGCGATTAAGGCAATTGGATTAATACTTGCATTAGTTGTTTTTCCACCAGCAGTGATGTATTCAATTTTTGTTGCTTCCGCAATGTTAGTTATTGTAGATTTGATAGAGTCAAAAAAGAAAAGACAAGAAGCTTAG
- a CDS encoding SDR family NAD(P)-dependent oxidoreductase: MSEDKKRFVGQVAIVTGGGSGLGRAITERFADEGAKVVITGRNEETLKETAKANKNISYVVGDLTKDEDVTKLVDYVKENYGKLNILVNNAGWCPVQPIQKATMTDYDRAFNLDVRSVVNLTIQALPMLIKSHGNIINMSSVGATHVGPNLSLYVGAKAAIENFTRGWAIDLAKDHVRVNAIAPGAFKTNIWNVTDLPKDQADAHLARIEEGIPEKRMGDPREVANVAAFLASDEADYVDGSIYAIDGGMGA, encoded by the coding sequence ATGTCAGAAGATAAGAAAAGATTTGTTGGTCAAGTTGCAATTGTTACTGGTGGTGGATCAGGATTAGGACGGGCAATTACTGAAAGATTCGCTGACGAAGGTGCTAAAGTTGTAATTACTGGACGCAATGAAGAAACTTTAAAAGAAACTGCCAAGGCTAATAAAAATATTTCTTACGTAGTTGGTGATTTAACTAAAGATGAAGACGTAACTAAATTAGTTGATTATGTCAAAGAAAATTACGGAAAGCTTAACATTTTAGTTAACAATGCTGGTTGGTGTCCTGTTCAGCCAATTCAAAAAGCTACGATGACTGATTATGATCGGGCATTTAATTTGGATGTACGTTCGGTTGTTAACTTGACTATTCAGGCTTTACCAATGCTAATTAAATCTCATGGAAATATTATTAATATGTCGAGTGTAGGTGCAACTCATGTTGGTCCTAATCTTTCATTATATGTTGGTGCCAAAGCTGCAATTGAAAACTTTACGCGTGGTTGGGCTATAGATTTAGCAAAAGATCATGTTCGAGTTAATGCAATTGCTCCGGGTGCTTTTAAGACTAATATTTGGAACGTTACTGATTTGCCAAAGGATCAGGCAGATGCACACTTAGCTAGAATTGAAGAAGGAATCCCTGAAAAAAGAATGGGAGATCCAAGAGAAGTCGCAAATGTTGCTGCTTTTCTTGCATCTGATGAAGCTGATTATGTAGATGGATCAATTTATGCAATTGATGGTGGAATGGGAGCTTAA
- a CDS encoding alpha/beta hydrolase family esterase gives MRKKLFIAASSLIAILTIVTAFPLSRVKKSFLNTNAVAATKTAQRFTESGRTVYVYAQKKNLHSKRKIPLVLYLNSTGGDPRKEPISTGWAKLAKEKNFIVVSPDYDNAATYSEVPFFMKIVKAAKKRYNIDNRRVYVLGFSNGGASAVALTSTHPKTFAGIAAYGWMVDLEKNKGYQMPFQVVAGSREATEYDSNNNPMVRIDERRAIRELLIMNKMISPSTKANYAKVPYWGYQPDQNFSRKVDSRRWTINNYKKDGYRYPFVQFILIDGAEHVPHRSEASYSWNFLRHFYRNSQGMIIEK, from the coding sequence ATGAGAAAAAAACTATTTATTGCAGCTAGTAGTTTAATAGCAATTTTAACTATAGTAACAGCATTTCCTTTGAGCCGGGTAAAAAAGAGTTTTTTAAATACTAATGCTGTAGCTGCCACTAAAACAGCTCAGCGTTTTACAGAATCTGGTCGAACAGTGTATGTATATGCTCAGAAAAAGAATTTGCATTCAAAAAGAAAAATACCTTTAGTTTTATACTTAAATTCTACTGGCGGTGATCCTAGAAAAGAGCCTATTTCAACAGGATGGGCTAAGCTAGCTAAAGAGAAGAATTTTATCGTTGTAAGTCCTGACTATGATAATGCTGCTACTTACAGTGAAGTGCCATTTTTTATGAAAATAGTTAAAGCAGCTAAAAAACGTTATAACATTGATAATCGTCGTGTTTATGTTTTAGGATTTTCAAATGGTGGAGCATCAGCTGTAGCATTGACGAGTACACACCCTAAAACTTTTGCAGGAATTGCAGCATATGGTTGGATGGTAGATCTTGAAAAAAATAAAGGCTACCAAATGCCATTTCAAGTAGTTGCTGGTTCGCGTGAGGCAACAGAATATGATTCAAATAATAATCCAATGGTTCGCATTGATGAACGACGTGCAATTAGAGAATTACTGATTATGAATAAAATGATTTCTCCTTCTACTAAAGCAAACTATGCCAAAGTACCGTATTGGGGTTATCAACCCGACCAAAACTTTTCTAGAAAAGTTGATAGTAGGCGGTGGACAATAAATAATTATAAGAAAGATGGCTATCGTTATCCGTTTGTACAATTTATCTTGATTGATGGTGCTGAACATGTTCCTCATAGATCTGAAGCTAGTTATTCATGGAATTTCTTGAGACACTTTTATAGAAATTCACAAGGAATGATTATCGAAAAGTAA
- a CDS encoding aldo/keto reductase, protein METFKLNNDVEIPKMGIGTFQMEPDAAEKAVVEALKDGYHLIDTANGYMNERAVGRGIKESGIKREDIFISSKLWPTVYEDEKAIDDTLNRLGIDYIDLLFLHQPAGNWEAGYKQIEKAYKEGKVKAIGISNFHDEKLRKLFEIAEIKPQVMQVEAHPYFLETELKEFLKPYGTRIMAWYPLGHGDASLINEPVFTELAKKYNKSNVQIILRWHIQEGNIVIPGSTNPAHIKSNADIFDFSLSDEDMAEIAKINKNKRYYIPSDSLEESYANMKMDFNSQK, encoded by the coding sequence ATGGAAACTTTTAAATTAAATAATGATGTTGAAATTCCAAAGATGGGTATTGGTACATTTCAAATGGAACCCGATGCTGCTGAAAAAGCAGTAGTTGAAGCCTTGAAAGATGGATATCATTTGATTGATACTGCTAACGGTTATATGAATGAAAGAGCAGTTGGACGCGGTATTAAAGAAAGTGGCATTAAGCGTGAAGATATTTTCATAAGTTCAAAATTATGGCCAACTGTGTATGAAGATGAAAAGGCAATTGATGATACTTTAAACCGTTTAGGTATCGATTACATTGACTTACTTTTCCTTCACCAACCAGCAGGTAACTGGGAAGCAGGTTATAAGCAAATTGAAAAAGCCTATAAAGAAGGAAAAGTTAAGGCTATCGGTATTTCTAACTTCCATGATGAAAAGTTACGTAAATTATTTGAGATAGCTGAAATTAAGCCACAAGTAATGCAAGTTGAAGCACATCCATACTTTCTAGAAACTGAATTAAAAGAATTCTTGAAACCATACGGTACTAGAATTATGGCATGGTATCCATTAGGCCACGGGGATGCAAGTTTAATTAATGAGCCTGTATTTACTGAACTAGCTAAGAAGTATAACAAGTCTAATGTTCAAATTATCTTGCGTTGGCATATTCAAGAAGGCAATATTGTAATTCCAGGTTCAACTAATCCTGCACATATCAAGTCAAATGCTGATATTTTTGATTTTAGCTTGAGCGATGAAGATATGGCAGAAATTGCTAAGATTAACAAGAATAAGAGATATTATATTCCTTCAGATAGCTTGGAAGAAAGCTACGCTAATATGAAGATGGATTTCAATTCTCAAAAATAA
- a CDS encoding SDR family oxidoreductase, which yields MVYSELKNKVAVVTGGSKGIGTAISERFGQEGMKVVINYHSDEKGAQEAADAVKKNGGDAVIVQADIGSDKGAQKLIDAAVENFGDLDVWVNNAGMENQVATKDMSLEDWNRVINVNLTGVFLGTKMALRYFTDHNKKGNIINMSSVHEQIPWPTFAHYAASKGGVKLFTETVAMEYAKQNIRVNAIGPGAINTPINAKKFADPEQKKITTSMIPMGRIGDPSEVAAAAAWLASDESSYVTGITMFVDGGMTLYPSFQGGRG from the coding sequence ATGGTTTATTCAGAATTAAAAAATAAAGTAGCTGTTGTAACTGGCGGATCAAAGGGAATTGGTACTGCAATTTCTGAAAGATTCGGTCAAGAAGGTATGAAGGTAGTTATCAACTATCACTCAGATGAGAAAGGCGCTCAAGAAGCTGCTGATGCTGTTAAGAAGAACGGCGGGGATGCAGTCATTGTTCAAGCAGATATTGGCTCTGATAAAGGAGCACAAAAGTTAATTGATGCTGCTGTTGAGAACTTTGGTGACTTAGACGTTTGGGTTAACAATGCTGGTATGGAAAACCAAGTTGCTACTAAAGACATGTCACTTGAAGATTGGAATCGAGTTATTAATGTTAACTTGACTGGTGTTTTCTTAGGTACTAAGATGGCTCTTCGTTACTTCACTGATCACAATAAGAAGGGGAATATCATTAACATGTCCAGTGTTCATGAACAAATTCCATGGCCAACCTTTGCCCACTATGCAGCAAGTAAAGGTGGGGTAAAGCTATTCACTGAAACTGTAGCAATGGAATATGCAAAGCAAAATATTCGTGTAAATGCTATTGGGCCCGGGGCTATCAATACTCCAATTAACGCCAAGAAGTTTGCTGACCCAGAACAAAAGAAGATTACTACTTCAATGATTCCAATGGGTAGAATTGGTGATCCATCCGAAGTAGCAGCAGCTGCAGCATGGCTTGCATCAGATGAATCAAGTTATGTAACTGGTATTACGATGTTCGTTGATGGTGGTATGACACTTTACCCATCATTCCAAGGCGGACGCGGATAA
- a CDS encoding flavodoxin translates to MSKTLIAYYSQSGSTKNLVQELAEKTNSDIFEITVPADTFPNDMFETADVAKKQRKDKNFPTLTSKIPNLDQYDTLVVAGPNWSAAVATPVISFLQEVQAFKGKVISLNTSVGQNDDQYNEDFREQAKGLNVVATMNNNLDEVINYLN, encoded by the coding sequence ATGAGCAAAACATTAATTGCATATTACTCTCAAAGTGGCTCAACTAAGAATTTAGTACAAGAGCTAGCTGAGAAAACTAATAGTGATATTTTTGAAATTACAGTTCCAGCCGATACGTTTCCAAATGATATGTTTGAAACTGCAGATGTTGCTAAAAAGCAAAGAAAGGATAAGAACTTTCCAACTTTAACATCAAAAATTCCAAATTTAGATCAGTATGACACTCTTGTTGTTGCTGGTCCTAACTGGAGTGCAGCAGTGGCAACGCCGGTAATTAGTTTTTTACAAGAAGTTCAAGCCTTTAAAGGCAAGGTTATTTCACTGAATACTAGTGTTGGTCAAAATGATGATCAATATAACGAAGACTTTAGAGAACAAGCTAAAGGTTTAAATGTGGTAGCAACAATGAATAATAATCTTGATGAAGTAATCAACTATCTCAACTAA
- a CDS encoding class I SAM-dependent DNA methyltransferase, whose protein sequence is MIYQTFAQLYDQLFDSDMYKSWEKFTLANLEKQDCKLLDLAGGSGRLAVLLAKDGVNVTVADFSDEMLSLADQHQNESNVDLQLVQVDMRDLSVLEKYDAITCYADSFCYLDDEQDLLQTFSEIVKHLKDDGVFLFDVITPHQTDDIYPGFMYNYQDEDHSRAFMWQSYADDDVEHGVIHDLTFFNRLPNGEYNRLSETHYERAYELDTIKQLLKEAGFNSIEVGSDFSLEMKEEQPTRWFFKCKK, encoded by the coding sequence ATGATTTATCAAACCTTTGCCCAATTGTATGATCAATTATTTGACTCTGATATGTATAAAAGTTGGGAAAAATTTACCTTAGCTAATCTTGAAAAGCAAGATTGCAAATTACTCGACTTAGCAGGAGGGAGCGGAAGATTAGCTGTCCTTCTTGCAAAAGACGGAGTGAATGTTACGGTAGCCGACTTTTCAGATGAAATGCTTAGCTTGGCAGATCAACATCAAAATGAAAGTAATGTGGACTTGCAATTAGTTCAAGTCGATATGCGTGATTTAAGTGTTCTTGAAAAGTATGATGCAATTACATGCTATGCGGATTCTTTCTGCTATTTAGATGATGAACAGGATTTATTGCAAACATTTTCTGAAATAGTTAAACACTTAAAGGATGACGGTGTGTTTTTATTTGATGTGATTACACCACATCAAACGGATGATATTTACCCAGGATTTATGTATAACTATCAGGATGAAGATCATAGTCGGGCATTTATGTGGCAAAGCTATGCCGATGATGACGTTGAACATGGCGTAATTCATGATTTAACGTTTTTCAATCGTTTGCCAAATGGTGAGTATAATCGTTTGTCTGAAACACATTATGAACGTGCTTATGAATTGGATACTATTAAGCAATTATTGAAAGAAGCTGGCTTTAATTCGATTGAAGTTGGCTCTGACTTTAGTTTAGAAATGAAAGAAGAACAGCCTACCCGGTGGTTCTTTAAATGTAAAAAATAA
- a CDS encoding Nramp family divalent metal transporter — translation MENHSFISYANGKSLAEINSTIAVPKTKNFFRMLFAYTGPGALVAVGYMDPGNWAASINGGQSFNFLLISTILISSLMAMLLQYMSAKLGIVTQMDLAQAIRARTSKRLSFILWIVIELAIMATDVAEVIGAAIALNLLFKIPLVVATFITILDVFLLLLLSKVGFRKIEALISCLIMVILLFFAYQVMLAEPNWNQIFLSIFPSPKLVAQHPVVNGLSPLTGSLGIMGATVMPHNFYLHSSICQTRKINHDDINDVQNAVCFTTWDSNIQLILAFFVNVLLLIMGAAVFKSGAVKDSSFFGLYDALSNTAMLSNPILISVAKTGILSVLFAIALLASGQNSTITGTLTGQIVMEGFIHLKMPLWARRLFTRLLSVIPVIICVVMTANDTISQQHFALNMLLENSQVFLAFAVPFSIVPLLIMTDDKRMMGQFKNRRIWSILGWISSIILIFLNLYNLPATFVSFEMMPKQDAIILAYIVIALIILLMAWTCWDMKKIRSTNK, via the coding sequence ATGGAAAATCATAGTTTTATTTCATACGCAAATGGTAAATCGCTAGCTGAAATTAACAGTACAATTGCAGTCCCTAAGACTAAGAATTTTTTTAGAATGCTTTTCGCCTATACTGGTCCTGGTGCATTAGTTGCTGTTGGCTATATGGATCCAGGGAACTGGGCTGCTTCAATTAATGGTGGACAAAGCTTTAATTTTTTATTGATTTCCACTATTTTAATCTCTAGTTTAATGGCAATGCTTTTGCAATATATGTCAGCAAAATTGGGAATTGTTACGCAAATGGATTTAGCACAAGCGATTCGTGCTAGAACCAGTAAAAGATTAAGTTTTATTCTTTGGATTGTAATTGAATTGGCGATTATGGCGACAGACGTTGCAGAAGTTATTGGAGCCGCAATTGCTTTGAATCTTTTATTTAAAATTCCGCTAGTTGTGGCTACATTTATCACTATTTTAGACGTGTTTCTACTATTATTATTGTCAAAAGTTGGATTTAGAAAGATAGAGGCCTTAATTTCTTGTCTAATAATGGTGATCTTGCTTTTTTTTGCTTATCAAGTTATGTTAGCAGAGCCTAATTGGAATCAGATTTTTTTATCCATTTTTCCAAGTCCTAAACTAGTTGCGCAACATCCAGTAGTTAATGGACTTTCACCATTAACAGGTAGTTTAGGGATTATGGGGGCAACAGTTATGCCACACAATTTTTATCTGCATTCATCAATTTGTCAAACAAGAAAAATTAATCATGATGATATAAATGATGTTCAAAATGCAGTTTGTTTTACTACTTGGGATTCAAATATTCAACTCATTCTGGCATTCTTTGTTAACGTGCTTTTATTAATAATGGGAGCTGCTGTTTTTAAAAGCGGAGCAGTTAAAGATAGTTCATTTTTTGGCCTATACGATGCCTTGAGCAATACTGCAATGTTGAGTAATCCAATTCTAATCTCAGTTGCTAAAACTGGAATTTTATCTGTTTTATTTGCAATTGCTCTTCTTGCATCAGGACAGAATTCGACAATTACTGGAACATTGACTGGTCAAATTGTCATGGAGGGCTTTATTCATTTGAAGATGCCACTTTGGGCCAGACGATTGTTTACGCGGTTATTGTCTGTAATTCCAGTTATCATTTGCGTTGTTATGACAGCAAATGACACAATTTCTCAGCAACACTTTGCACTTAATATGCTGTTAGAAAATTCACAAGTATTCTTAGCTTTTGCTGTACCTTTTTCAATTGTTCCATTATTAATTATGACTGATGACAAAAGAATGATGGGGCAATTTAAAAATAGAAGAATATGGTCTATTTTAGGCTGGATTAGTTCAATTATTTTAATTTTCTTGAACTTGTACAATTTACCAGCAACGTTTGTTTCATTTGAGATGATGCCTAAGCAAGACGCGATTATCTTGGCATATATAGTGATTGCATTAATTATTTTATTAATGGCTTGGACTTGTTGGGATATGAAAAAAATTAGAAGTACTAATAAATAG
- a CDS encoding metal-sulfur cluster assembly factor, translating into MLEVENLSDQEKAVYDALKDVIDPELQVDIVDLGLIYGIEVIDKTCKITMTLTIMGCPLSEWLNNTITKAAKSVANINDCQIKVVWYPQWNPSMMSRIARMTLGIHG; encoded by the coding sequence ATGTTAGAAGTAGAAAATTTATCTGATCAAGAAAAAGCCGTCTATGATGCTTTAAAAGATGTGATTGATCCAGAATTGCAAGTTGATATTGTTGATTTGGGATTAATTTATGGAATTGAAGTAATTGATAAAACTTGTAAGATCACAATGACTCTTACTATTATGGGCTGTCCTCTAAGTGAGTGGCTTAATAATACAATTACTAAAGCAGCAAAAAGCGTAGCAAATATAAATGACTGTCAGATTAAAGTCGTCTGGTATCCGCAATGGAATCCAAGTATGATGTCACGAATTGCTCGGATGACACTTGGAATTCATGGATAG